Part of the Panicum virgatum strain AP13 chromosome 4N, P.virgatum_v5, whole genome shotgun sequence genome is shown below.
ACGAACCGCGGAGCACGCGACAGATTCCTAGTCTGGGTGACAACAGGAGTATATGTGTTTTTGGCTTTCTCTGTGCTGAAAATTTACATTTGTTCATGTGCTGAACCTTGCGGTGCACCAGACTAGTTCGCAGTTGCGGTGGTGCCGAAAAAGGTGTGCGTGTTTTTCATATGGCAGCCGAGATGGTTTTCATATGATTGACAGTATGTGATTGCCGGTTGGGGTGTGCCCGGTGCCCCGCTTCTTTCTTCCCCTTGAGTGTATGCGAGGCCTTTTGTTCTGTCCCCGCAACCTCCCTGTCTCCAGTTGCTATTGTCGGATTCCCGTCAGGGTTGCCATGCTGCTCTGTTCAGTCTCAGGTTTTGTTTTGCAGGTTTATTACTGCTTTCTTTTTCTATGTAGAGCTAAACCGAGTTGTACGAATGGCTGTACCTCATCACGTAGCAGCCAAGTTTGCACTGCACATATCAAGTTATCAACCGAGTTCGGATGAGAAAGAAAAGGACGACCGACATGAACCAAGTAGCTCTTCATGACACTTCCTTGTGCTTTCGCTCCAAGCGAAATCATCCAAAGATCTTCACGACTTGCTATGACATGTCAAAACAATTACACGTCTGCTCGTAGCTGCCGCACAAGTACAGGCTcccgaagaacagcaaaaaCTGCTACTGGCTTTTGCAATCGGACTCGACGCACGTGCGTTCCACGCTGCCAGGATCTGAGTCCGATCCTGCTGCTGACCCCACGCGCCAGCGGGCAGAGCGATTCGAGCGCCACATCAGCGTGACCCGATACTAactggccccacctgtcagtggcAGTGGTACATGCCAACCCGCCTCCACCCGACGCCGAGGCCACCGCCTTGAAATTCCCCGCCGAGACGCCTCGGCGCCCAACCCAAACGTAACCGTCGCAACGAACCTGCTCTGCTCGCTCCTCTCCCACCACCACACTTCcggccttccccttcccctcgcAGCAGCGCACAAGGAACCAGGAGAAGCCTCTCGAGTCTCGCTCGCCGACcagatggccgccgccgccgccggatcggcGGCCGACGCGATGCAGAAGTTCCCCGACGGGGCGCACGTGCGGCTGCGGAGCCGCGTGCACGGCGGGTACCTCCACGCCGACGAGGACGGGGCGGGCGTCTCCCTGCGCTGGCTCCGCCGCAGGTCGGCGAACGCGGCGTGGCGGGTGCAGCGGATCCAGCACGACGGCACCACCTGCGTGctcctccacagcgccgccTACGGCCGGTACCTCGCGGCCTCGCCCGacccggcgccgccggggcaCCGCGGCCTCTGCGTCGTCCAGGGGGCCTACGGCGAGGAGGGCGTCGACCCCGTCCTGTGGAAGCCCATCGGCTCGGGGCACGCCGGCTACGTCCTCCTGCGCCACGTCTCCtaccgcctcctccgcgccaacggCAGGTACCGCCTCTGGCACGCCGGCGTCTCCCTCGACGACTTCGACAACCAGAGCACGATGATGCATTGGAAGGTCGAGTTCATCCCCCCGAGACCCGGGCCGCCGGCCCTCGTACCTCCAACTCAGGTGAGCTCGGCGTCCCCGCTTAGGCACTCCTCGCATTGATTTGGGCGGAGCAGGGTTTCTTGATGTTTCTTGCACTCCGGGGCTAGATGCTTCTTGTTCGCGTGGATTTTCCAAGAACTGCCAAATGTGATGTTTGCATTCTCTTGGGATCAAATTTGTGCCAAGATTACCCACTTCTCTCGTTGAATTTTTGAAATCCCGTGGGTCCAGCTCGTTCGTATTGAGCAGCAGAGTTTCTGGGTTCTTGAATCCCTGCTCCCCTGCATTTGGTTTGCTTTTCAGAGGAATTCTTGACCAAACTAGTCCTTTTCGCCTTCCATTCCGTTTATCTGCGAAGTGCGAACCTACTCAACAATGAATTCTTTAGAATTTCTGTCCGTCATACGTTGATATGCCAGATTAAGGTGTGTTGTGTATTCGAACCATTTCAGAGCTACTTCGTAGTCTTCAGTTCTTGGCCATTTCTAGCCAGATCATAGTTTAGGCTGATTGCCTGTTTCTGAACACTTTGTTCTCATTACCACGTTCAGAATTGCTTGTTTCTGAACCAAATTTGCCATTCAGAATTGTTCTGCAATCAGAACCAGTGTTGTCTACTTGCTAAGGTTTTCTGAACACGAGTTTTCCATCGTATAACAGAGTCATCGAGAAGGCTTCCGCGGCCTGTTCCTCCGGCAGGAGCCCGTGATGCTGCAGCGAACGATCCGGTACGTGCAGGCGGACAATCAAGGCAACTTCAACCTGAACTCGAACGAGTGGGCCACGTTCCAGTTCCATGGCCGGTCCCTGTTCAACCTGAGATGGGAGGTGGCGACCCATGTGGGCCCTGCGCTCTTCTTCTTCCGCGTCATCGTGTGCGTCCGGGCCGGCCGCTACGGGCAGCCGACCCCGCTGGTCATCGACCTGCCTCGCAACGGGGAGACCTTGGACGTCATCGCCGTCATTGCGGATACACCAGGTGAGACAGTCTTTGCGTTTTTCAGTGGTCGCATGGTGACAGATGTTCGGTAGATCATACTGATGAGATAGAAACCGTAGTTTGGATATTGTGTAGCATCGCTGAAAGTAATTCTGAATTTGCGGTGTAAGGAGATCAGTAAATAGTTGCTGCATGTAGTGTTCATTTTCCATGTTTTTGTATTATGCAAGGGCGTCAAggtgttctcttttttttttttgctatactTAGTTAGGTTTGGACAATCTGAAAATGCTGTAGGTAAGTAGGTTGAATGAACATAATACAGGGACTATATTATACTTGCCTTTACGGTGACTATTGGTTCTGCTATCTTTATGACAGATTATTAGGAGCGCAATGCTGAAAAAGTTGATCCCCCCATGACATGTTGTATTGCCGTCTAACTGCCTCATTGTCTTATCTGTGTCCCCTTTGTGAATTTCAGCCGCTGCGGCGTTGAGGtacccaaatgttgatgcacaCTAGGAGTAGATGATGGCAGGACTCCTGACAACCACCTCGCAATTCATCTCTTCAGAACTCCAATGCACCACTTAGTCTGCTACAAGATGAGAAATCGGCTGTCAATTTTTGGTAGTTAGGTCAATTTTTGGTAGTTAGGTTTGATCCAGCCTCCAAACAGGAAGCAGTTTGTACTGATCTTTCAGTTTCAAAACTCACAAACTGCTGATCGATTTTTACAGTGGCATTAGTAGTAGTCACAGACTTCATCTCTATGACTCTATTGCCTGATAGGAAGAATGGATGTTGCTTTTTGTACCTGCCCTTTTGGTAGATTTCAGTAAATGTATGTTGAAAGTCTGGAACTGAAAAATCTTGGCTACACCATTTGTCCACTGCAACTCTGCCTCTGTGCATAAGGAACACTACACATTTTCAGAAGTACAATGTTCGTTTTCCTTTACAGATAAGTCGTTCAGTACACAATGTAGTTGTACACAGAATAGCACCGCGTACTCACATGTACTTAGCAAAGTTTCAGAAACCTGGGTTTGCTTTTCGTGGGCACCCTTTAGGCCTTTATTGAACTTCTGGGCATGTGCAATCAATCTCCAACTGCATGTTCCAGATTTACAGATCCATTGTTTGAAAGACCAAACCATATTTTTTTAAACGTTCTCTCTTCTCTGCACCGATGAAAACCATCGATACCTGCAATATGATATCCTTTCCTTGCTTTAATCGAGTAGGCAACAAATGGTAGGTAGAGTGACTTGCATACAGACAGTCTGACGGCCATGCCTGAAGTTGAGGAATCCGACTGAACGCCACAAGGTGGTAGACTGGTAGCAGATCTGAGGGTTCCTATTTCAGTGACGTGATCAGTATTCTCGAAAATCTGCAGACTTCTGGGTGACGAACGATGAAAGCACCgggcttcagagttcagacttgACCGCCTGGGCAGGTGATACTTTCTATTTGCACCTTTTATATAATGTCTAATGAAGGCGTGTAGCATAACAGGGCGTTTGGTCTAGTGGTATGATTCTCGCTTTGGGTGCGAGAGGTCGCGAGTTCGATTCTCGCAACGCcccttttatttttgttttgccCTTCTGTTATGCTGCTCCGTTGTGGTACGGTACAAAATTTCAGTTTACCACTAGCCAAAGCCAAACCACCAACCGAAAGTctgtgccaccgccgccgctccgatggaacccgccgcgccggcgcgcgtCCAGGCCCTCGCCGAGACCGGCGTGTCCCGCCTCCCGGCGCAGTACATCCAGCCGCCCGAGCACCGCCCGGCCCACCCGTCGTCCTCCCCCGTTCCCGCCGCGCTCTCCGTCCCGGTCGTCGACCTCTCGTCCCCCACCGCGGCCGACGCCGTCCGCGCCGCGTGCGCGGACTGGGGCGCCTTCCACGTGGTCGGGCACAGCGTACCGGGGGAGCTCCTCGACGCGCTGCGCGGGGCCGGGCTCGCCTTCTTCCGCGCGCCCATGGAGGACAAGCTCCGGTTCGCGTGCGACCCggccaggggcgccgccgcggaggggtACGGCAGCCGCATGCTCGCCAACGACGACTCCGTGCTCGACTGGCGCGACTACTTCGACCACCACACGCTCCCGGAGTCCCGCCGTGATCCCGCCCACTGGCCCGATTTCGTCCCCCGATACAGGTAATTGGCCTGTTCAACAATAGGAAAAATCCTCTCTATCTGTTCAGCACGTCTCTGGATGAGTCATGATTTGGTAAGAATACAGTTCTGTTCATTCATGAATGACAAGGTAGAGCTCATAAGCATAAAGAGATGTAGCAATTTTTTGTTCAGAGATTTCATAAGCATAAGAGATGTAGGAATTTTTTGTTCAGATGCGCTGACAAGTAGAAAGTGGGCAATCGAGCATTGAACTCTCTGCATCAGTAACTCACTCTGAGATTTAGATCAGGCACAAGCACAACAGAGGGGCTAGGGGAACTAAACTTAGTTAACCTCAGGTAATGTGTAGTTATGTGATTTGAACTTTTATCCAAAAATGAGGCCACTTCAACGTGACACTCTGTTGCTGTACTGGCTTCTTTGGTAGCAATAGCATAGTGCTGATTATTCAGTTCAGTTTGCTTTTACCTGTTGGACTTAAGCATCATATTTTCATCCCTGTCAGCACATTACACCAGATATCTTTTTTTCCTGAAACACAGAAACTAATACACGTAGCATTTGCAGGGATACTATTGTGAAATACAGCAACAGCATGAAAGATCTTGCTCAAAGATTGCTGCGTATCATCTCTGGAAGTCTGAACCTGCCACCATCTTATATAGAAGATGCGGTTGGAGAAGTTTATCAGAATATCACAATTAGCTATTATTCTCCTTGTCCACAACCAGACCTTGCTCTTGGATTGCAATCTCATTCTGATATGGGTGCAATAACGCTTCTGGTACAAGATGATGTGGGTGGCCTCGAGGTATTGAAGGATGGAATGTGGATACCTGTGGTTCCTTTGCCTTATGGTATCCTTGTCATTTTGGCTGACCAGACAGAGGTACTGTACATTAACATGCTTTATCATCAGTATTAATCTACGCTTTTTTCCTGATCTGGCTGATGTTCCGTACTCTTCATGGGGCCCTGTTGTGGTGTGTCATGGCTTAAGTGTTGCATGAATGATATATTCTTTATTTAAGATTTAGTTCCTCTAGGATTAAACCATGTTATTTGTGTTTTTACCCTTCTCCAGATCATCACCAATGGAAGATACAAGAGCTCTGTTCATCGAGCTGTTGTCAATGCTGAACGTGCCCGCTTGTCCGTGGCGACATTCTATGACCCATCGAAGTCAAGGAAAATATGCACTGCCCCACAGCTTGTGAGCAAGGATGAGCCACAAAAGTATCGGGATGTAATCTACGGTGACTATGTCTCATCTTGGTATAGCAAAGGTCCAGAGGGCAAGCGTAACATTGACGCCCTCCTGATTCAGCCGTAGAGTTAGAGACGCTTGGTTCTTTGGGAAAAAAAAGCCAGAGGTGTCTAAAAACAGGATACAACATACAAGCCATCCGGGGTTTCCCAATACATGTCGAACAAATCAGTTGCCAATCTTGATCAATAAAGATAGGGAACACAACTTGTATGATGTATATGGTGCATTAAAGTACTTTATCATTGCCAATATTTGTTAATACTTTCATCTCACTGGTTGAAAGAGTAAACAAGACTGAATCTTGATATCTTCATTTTCCTTTCACATAATATTTCttatttttgagtttttttttggcTTAGTTGCTAAAAAGCTCGTTTCCATTTTCCTTTTCAACAAATTGAACTCCAGAGCAGAACTGTTTCTCTTGTAAGGTGTGGTACTCCACTGAGATAAATTGTTTGTTTTCCTGAGGTTTTTCTGATTCCACTGCCGCCCAGCAGGTAAATTAATCATGTTGAAGCACTGGGCAGGACTGCAGGAGCCAATCCTTGGCTTTAGTCCATGCAGGATGATGATCCTCTTCATTTGTTCTTCTGGATCATGTGCCATGGCAACACAAGGACGCGAGAGTTTCTGCATCACCACGGGGCACTGGGCCTGGAGTTCTTTCCCTTCTGCCCTTCCGTTGCGGAGGACATTGATCACCTGTTCTTGTTGTGCTCCCGCGTCGCCATGTTCTGGGCCACGGTTTGCCCTGCTGCACCGCCGCGGGAGGTGCTGGACCTGCTGATGAGCGTCCCTGTCCTGACTGGTGCCGTCGCCCCGCGTGTGCTCCGCCACTGACCGGAGCGCCACCAAATTCCTCCCCATTTCGAATCAGCCAAACCGTCGCCGAACCCTAACCCCGGCGATCTCGCATGGCCACCCACCCGCGATCTCTCCACGCCctgctcgggggggggggggggggggcgcaggTACGCGCGCCCGCACgcactccctccctcctctgttctgcaACGCCGTCCTGTTATCCCCGCGGAATTCCGCCGATCTCTGACCGCTCATGACCTCCCCGCGGGTCCCGCTCCAGTCGCCGACGTGCTGCTGTGGCGGCAGAGGAACGCCTCGGCGGGGGCCGTGGTGGGCGCTACGGCGGTCTGGTTCGTCTTCGAGCGCGCGGGCTACAGCCTCCCCTCGGTCCTGGCCAATgccctgctcctcctcgtcgccatcctcttcttctgggccaaGTCCGCGTCGCTGCTCAACAGGTGGGTTACTAGGTTAATCTGACCTGGTCGCTTCAACCCTGGAGCAAATATATCTTGAGATCTGATATGAAGTTTGCCTCAGTTGTTGGCGTGCTGATTGGCCTCTAATGAATAGTTGTTTGCTTTAGGTTGTGATGGATTATCTCAAAATTGGACAATTCTCTGTAATTTGGATGTAGTACATTACTTTC
Proteins encoded:
- the LOC120669630 gene encoding uncharacterized protein LOC120669630; translated protein: MLQRTIRYVQADNQGNFNLNSNEWATFQFHGRSLFNLRWEVATHVGPALFFFRVIVCVRAGRYGQPTPLVIDLPRNGETLDVIAVIADTPAAAALRYPNVDAH
- the LOC120670804 gene encoding probable 2-oxoglutarate-dependent dioxygenase ANS, with protein sequence MEPAAPARVQALAETGVSRLPAQYIQPPEHRPAHPSSSPVPAALSVPVVDLSSPTAADAVRAACADWGAFHVVGHSVPGELLDALRGAGLAFFRAPMEDKLRFACDPARGAAAEGYGSRMLANDDSVLDWRDYFDHHTLPESRRDPAHWPDFVPRYRDTIVKYSNSMKDLAQRLLRIISGSLNLPPSYIEDAVGEVYQNITISYYSPCPQPDLALGLQSHSDMGAITLLVQDDVGGLEVLKDGMWIPVVPLPYGILVILADQTEIITNGRYKSSVHRAVVNAERARLSVATFYDPSKSRKICTAPQLVSKDEPQKYRDVIYGDYVSSWYSKGPEGKRNIDALLIQP